The following proteins are encoded in a genomic region of Acidobacteriota bacterium:
- a CDS encoding TonB-dependent receptor yields the protein MSRTQDEISSERNTRRNVYRGSAVLLSLLWLAMPGAAQEQRAAIEGVVKDTSGAVLPGVTVEARSAGGVVQSATTDNSGAYRFPSLAPGTYHVAAQLSGFTPASATGVQAAVGQIKKVDFSLGVAGVAESVQVSAESAIVDVKQSEKSTHIRAEFLEKLPKGRDFSTIVAQAPGVNTEGRFGGGISIDGASAGENRFYVDGVDTTQMVNGSQGKGVVTEFIDDVEVRSSGYTAEFGGSTGGVLNVVSKSGSNAFHGEGTFHFSGDALTGSRRPTLRLGLENSRIAEFVTFPEDDETRIEPGFSIGGPIVKDRVWFFGGYLPAITNTERTVTLRATGQALTREQDVTAHNAAANVRSQITDRLVGRIAYNLSRSKREGLLPSLSGTDAPDTLFDIDTTFPNWSLSGHLDYVANDRLYFGVRGGYFFSDIEDDGIPQAPGISFITSNIGMPGVPAAFQRATGFRNVSTNFETRKDEKTRLNFQADTTYYASFGGQHTFKGGVQVDRIGNNVDAGETGHRTQIFWNESFRGQRGQFGYYRIRSNGLRPELGFLRGGDIDSNNVGLFIQDAWTPNDRLTLNLGLRTENENVPSFTTEGGIASSAVEWDFADKLAPRVGFAYDINGDGRWKAYGSWGIFYDIMKLELPRGSFGGEHWLEYWYTLDTPDFNALNPASCPPACPGRLLLGPVNFRSPSNSPGDETIDPGIDPTRSQEAVFGLDHALTPTISVGVRYVHKQIDKAVEDIGFLDENQNEIFKIGNPGFSQSASFVPEGGTTPIPFPEAVRDYDSLEFSVNRNLSDRWALRASYLWSRLYGNYSGLAQSDEPGRLSPNVGRNFDSPVMSFNERGESILGRLATDRPHQFKAHFIYDLPFGTTVGVSQFVSSGVPVTREAAFIAGNAFPVMYLGRKSDGRTSVFSQTDLTVQHDFGVGNGQKLQVGFNILNLFDEENETEKFRTELASGQSVNVTETQFFSGVDTRALIAAQGLRQDPRFLLPSAFQAPIEARFTVRYLF from the coding sequence ATGTCGCGCACGCAAGACGAGATTTCAAGCGAGAGAAACACGCGGCGGAACGTGTACAGGGGCTCCGCCGTGCTGCTGTCCCTGCTGTGGCTGGCGATGCCCGGCGCCGCGCAGGAGCAGCGGGCGGCGATTGAAGGCGTGGTCAAAGACACATCCGGCGCCGTGCTGCCGGGAGTGACGGTGGAAGCGCGCAGCGCGGGCGGCGTCGTCCAGTCGGCGACGACCGACAACAGCGGAGCGTACCGGTTCCCCTCGCTGGCACCCGGGACCTACCACGTCGCGGCGCAACTCTCGGGATTCACACCGGCGTCAGCCACCGGCGTGCAGGCGGCCGTCGGACAGATCAAGAAAGTGGATTTCAGCCTCGGCGTGGCGGGCGTGGCCGAGTCGGTCCAGGTGTCCGCGGAGTCGGCGATCGTCGACGTGAAACAGAGCGAGAAGTCGACCCACATCCGCGCCGAGTTCCTCGAGAAGCTGCCCAAGGGGCGGGACTTCTCGACGATCGTGGCCCAGGCGCCGGGCGTCAACACGGAGGGGCGCTTCGGCGGCGGCATCTCGATCGACGGCGCCAGCGCCGGTGAGAACCGCTTCTACGTGGACGGTGTCGACACCACGCAGATGGTCAACGGCAGCCAGGGCAAGGGCGTGGTCACCGAGTTCATCGATGACGTCGAGGTCCGGTCGAGCGGGTACACCGCCGAGTTCGGCGGCTCGACGGGCGGCGTGCTCAACGTCGTCAGCAAGAGCGGCAGCAACGCGTTCCACGGCGAGGGGACGTTCCACTTTTCAGGGGATGCCTTGACCGGCAGCCGGCGGCCGACGCTGCGGCTCGGCCTCGAGAATTCGCGCATCGCCGAGTTCGTGACGTTCCCCGAAGACGACGAGACGCGCATCGAGCCGGGGTTCAGCATCGGCGGGCCGATCGTGAAGGACCGCGTCTGGTTCTTCGGCGGCTACCTGCCGGCAATCACCAACACCGAGCGCACCGTGACGCTGAGGGCGACCGGCCAGGCGCTGACGCGCGAGCAGGACGTGACGGCCCACAACGCGGCGGCCAACGTGCGCAGCCAGATCACCGACCGGCTGGTCGGCCGCATTGCCTACAACCTCAGCCGCTCGAAACGTGAAGGGCTCCTGCCGTCTTTGAGCGGCACCGATGCCCCCGACACCCTGTTCGACATCGACACCACCTTCCCGAACTGGTCGCTCTCCGGCCACCTCGACTACGTCGCGAACGACCGGTTGTACTTCGGCGTGAGGGGCGGCTACTTCTTCAGCGACATCGAAGACGACGGGATTCCTCAAGCACCGGGGATTTCGTTCATCACGTCGAACATCGGGATGCCGGGAGTACCGGCGGCGTTCCAGCGGGCGACCGGGTTCCGGAACGTCTCGACGAACTTCGAGACACGGAAGGACGAGAAGACGAGGCTGAACTTCCAGGCCGACACGACCTACTACGCCAGCTTCGGCGGCCAGCACACCTTCAAGGGGGGCGTGCAGGTGGACCGCATCGGCAACAACGTCGATGCCGGAGAAACGGGCCATCGGACGCAGATCTTCTGGAACGAGAGCTTCCGCGGCCAGCGGGGCCAGTTCGGCTACTACCGGATCCGCAGCAACGGCCTTCGTCCCGAGCTGGGATTCCTGCGGGGCGGCGACATCGACAGCAACAACGTCGGGCTGTTCATCCAGGACGCGTGGACGCCGAACGACCGGCTGACGCTCAATCTCGGCCTGAGGACCGAGAACGAGAACGTGCCGTCGTTCACCACGGAAGGGGGCATCGCGTCGTCCGCCGTCGAGTGGGATTTCGCCGACAAGCTGGCGCCGCGCGTCGGCTTCGCGTACGACATCAACGGCGACGGGCGCTGGAAGGCGTACGGCTCGTGGGGGATCTTCTACGACATCATGAAGCTCGAGCTGCCGCGCGGGTCGTTCGGCGGCGAGCACTGGCTCGAGTACTGGTACACGCTCGACACCCCGGACTTCAACGCGCTCAATCCGGCGAGCTGCCCGCCAGCCTGCCCGGGCCGCCTGCTCCTCGGGCCCGTGAACTTCCGGAGCCCGTCCAACTCACCGGGCGACGAGACGATCGATCCGGGCATCGATCCGACGCGCTCGCAGGAGGCGGTCTTCGGCCTGGATCACGCGCTGACACCGACGATCTCGGTCGGCGTGCGGTACGTGCACAAGCAGATCGACAAGGCGGTCGAAGACATCGGCTTCCTCGACGAGAACCAGAACGAGATCTTCAAGATCGGCAACCCGGGGTTCAGCCAGTCGGCGAGCTTCGTGCCTGAGGGAGGCACGACCCCCATTCCGTTCCCCGAGGCGGTGCGCGATTACGACAGCCTTGAGTTCTCGGTCAACAGGAACCTGTCGGACCGGTGGGCGCTGCGGGCGAGCTACCTGTGGAGCCGCCTGTACGGCAACTACTCGGGCCTGGCGCAGTCCGACGAGCCGGGACGCCTCAGCCCGAACGTCGGCCGGAACTTCGACAGCCCGGTGATGTCGTTCAACGAGCGCGGCGAGTCGATCCTCGGCCGGCTGGCCACCGATCGCCCGCACCAGTTCAAGGCGCATTTCATCTACGACCTGCCGTTCGGCACGACCGTCGGCGTGAGCCAGTTCGTGTCGAGCGGCGTGCCCGTCACCCGCGAGGCGGCGTTTATCGCAGGCAACGCCTTCCCCGTGATGTATCTCGGGAGAAAGAGCGACGGCCGCACGTCGGTCTTCTCCCAGACCGACCTGACGGTGCAGCACGATTTCGGCGTCGGGAACGGTCAGAAGCTGCAGGTTGGCTTCAACATCCTGAACCTCTTCGACGAAGAGAACGAGACCGAGAAGTTCCGCACCGAGCTCGCCTCGGGCCAGTCGGTCAACGTCACCGAGACACAGTTCTTCTCGGGCGTGGACACGCGCGCGCTCATCGCGGCGCAGGGGCTGCGGCAGGATCCCAGGTTCCTGCTGCCGTCCGCCTTCCAGGCGCCGATCGAAGCGCGGTTCACCGTGCGCTACCTGTTCTGA
- a CDS encoding translocase, whose amino-acid sequence MAHAVLRLFSHVKPGEAPIALLMLLNLFLLLVGYYVLKTLREPLVLASGGAEMKAYAAAVQAVALMAFVPLYSWVAARVSRARLIAGLLLMFLASFQLFAAGVAAGWPYVGFIFFVWVGIFSLASIAQFWSYANDLYDVEAGQRLFPLVAIGATAGSPVGAKLAQVLFDRGASPQVLLHVASLIIAAHIGLYWLIERRERHRGRTPAAPMPGAGGFQLVLHNPYLRWVALILLLLNLVNTTGEYILGRMVLGAAAGAPGSREAFIGSFYGQYFFGVNVAAVLLQAFAVSRIVKHAGTVGAVLMLPLVALGAYAAIGAGAGFALMRWIKTAENATDYSVMNTGRQLLWLPTSREEKYKAKQALDTFIVRTGDLVAAALIFAATTWLGLELRGFAWVNVGLAGLWILASIPLLRSFRRLCADCP is encoded by the coding sequence ATGGCGCACGCCGTTCTCCGGCTGTTCAGCCACGTGAAGCCGGGGGAGGCGCCGATCGCCCTGCTGATGCTGCTCAACCTGTTCCTGCTGCTCGTCGGCTACTACGTGCTGAAAACGCTGCGCGAGCCGCTCGTCCTGGCCAGCGGTGGCGCGGAGATGAAGGCGTACGCGGCCGCCGTGCAGGCGGTCGCGCTCATGGCATTCGTCCCGCTTTACAGCTGGGTGGCCGCCCGCGTCTCCCGCGCCCGGCTCATCGCCGGGCTGCTGCTGATGTTCCTCGCCAGCTTCCAGCTCTTTGCAGCCGGCGTCGCCGCCGGCTGGCCGTACGTGGGCTTCATCTTCTTCGTGTGGGTCGGCATCTTCAGCCTCGCGAGCATCGCGCAGTTCTGGTCCTACGCCAACGACCTCTACGACGTCGAGGCGGGCCAGCGGCTGTTTCCGCTCGTCGCCATCGGCGCCACGGCCGGCAGTCCCGTCGGGGCCAAGCTCGCCCAGGTGCTGTTCGACCGCGGCGCGTCGCCGCAGGTCCTCCTCCACGTCGCGAGCCTCATCATCGCCGCGCACATCGGGCTGTACTGGTTGATCGAGCGCCGCGAGCGCCACCGCGGCAGGACGCCGGCGGCGCCGATGCCTGGAGCGGGCGGGTTCCAGCTCGTGCTGCACAATCCGTATCTGCGGTGGGTGGCCTTGATTCTGCTCCTGCTGAATCTCGTGAACACGACCGGTGAGTACATCCTGGGCCGCATGGTCCTCGGCGCGGCGGCCGGCGCCCCCGGGAGCCGCGAGGCCTTTATCGGCAGCTTCTACGGCCAGTACTTCTTCGGCGTCAACGTGGCGGCGGTCCTGCTGCAGGCATTCGCGGTGTCGCGGATCGTGAAGCACGCCGGCACGGTTGGCGCCGTGCTGATGCTGCCGCTCGTGGCGCTCGGCGCGTATGCCGCGATCGGCGCGGGCGCGGGGTTCGCCCTCATGCGCTGGATCAAGACCGCCGAGAACGCGACCGACTACTCGGTGATGAACACGGGGCGGCAGCTGCTCTGGCTGCCGACCTCGCGCGAGGAGAAGTACAAGGCGAAGCAGGCGCTCGACACCTTCATCGTGCGGACGGGCGATCTGGTTGCCGCCGCGCTCATCTTCGCGGCCACAACCTGGCTGGGGCTCGAGCTGCGCGGGTTTGCCTGGGTCAATGTCGGCCTGGCCGGCCTCTGGATCCTCGCATCGATTCCGCTGCTACGCAGCTTTCGCCGCCTGTGCGCGGATTGTCCGTGA
- a CDS encoding glycosyltransferase family 2 protein: MDNGLRVRVVVPALNEAGSIVALIRRVPCPPGAVIVADNGSTDGTAALAEEAGARVVRVPRRGYGRACLAGIAADPGADVFVFVDADLSEDPAEMPRLVDPIASGEADLVLGARGGRGRPWHARLGTTLCVWLINRLWRTRYTDLGPFRAIRGSSLRALDMRDETWGWTIEMQVKAAERAFRTVEVPVASGPRAAGRSKISGSLTGSVRAAARMLEIIARLRLTRRYRGRTG, from the coding sequence ATGGATAACGGTCTCCGCGTGCGCGTCGTCGTGCCGGCCCTGAACGAGGCCGGCTCGATCGTGGCGCTGATCCGGCGCGTGCCGTGCCCGCCGGGCGCGGTGATTGTCGCGGACAACGGCTCGACGGACGGCACCGCGGCGCTCGCCGAAGAAGCGGGGGCGCGGGTGGTTCGGGTTCCGCGGCGGGGGTACGGCCGCGCATGCCTCGCGGGCATCGCAGCCGACCCGGGCGCGGACGTGTTCGTGTTCGTTGACGCCGATCTCAGCGAGGATCCGGCGGAGATGCCACGCCTCGTCGATCCCATCGCGAGCGGGGAGGCGGACCTCGTGCTCGGAGCGCGCGGCGGGCGCGGCCGGCCCTGGCACGCGCGGCTCGGCACGACGCTCTGCGTCTGGCTGATCAACCGCCTGTGGCGGACCCGCTATACGGACCTCGGGCCGTTCCGCGCGATCCGCGGCTCGTCGCTGCGGGCGTTGGACATGCGCGACGAGACGTGGGGCTGGACGATCGAGATGCAGGTGAAGGCGGCCGAGCGCGCCTTTCGCACGGTGGAAGTGCCGGTGGCGTCCGGCCCACGCGCGGCCGGACGCTCCAAGATCTCGGGTTCGCTCACGGGCAGCGTGCGAGCCGCGGCGCGGATGCTCGAGATCATCGCGCGCCTGCGGCTGACACGGCGCTATCGCGGCCGCACGGGCTGA
- a CDS encoding DUF2029 domain-containing protein: MTRLPASAARGPAWTGLVAPAATIAAAFWALAWLAPQSGEPLFMAAVAVAVAGYVWAAVRLVANGALETRALVICCALALSWRAPMLALPDATAHDAVRYLWDARVSSAGLSPYETRPDDEALAALHSEVTRGVDAAWLPTIYPPAAQVYFRLVTAVRESITGFRVAALVSDAAIVLVLVLILRATGRPVGWALLYAWHPLVPLEGASGAHLDFAGALALVVSWLALLHRRPTLAALAFAAAVMVKPLPIVLAPLYWRRIRLRDAALAAAAALAVTAWIARGDVPLGSMGTFVDVFRFNGPLFEAMRGIAPPRAIAAVAVSTGLIVAIWLRKTREVGAPEAWAWPMSLALLASPVIYPWYLVWLIPFATSRTALPVWAWTLSVLAVYPVWYLRRLGAPFAVPPLLLLVEFALPAAAVLYVLANRAVAAPRAAGAAHG; the protein is encoded by the coding sequence GTGACGCGGCTGCCGGCCAGCGCGGCGCGCGGCCCCGCGTGGACTGGGCTGGTGGCGCCGGCCGCGACGATCGCTGCAGCGTTCTGGGCTCTCGCGTGGCTGGCGCCGCAGTCCGGCGAGCCGCTGTTCATGGCGGCCGTCGCGGTTGCGGTCGCCGGCTACGTGTGGGCGGCCGTTCGGCTCGTCGCGAACGGCGCCCTGGAGACGCGCGCGCTCGTCATCTGCTGCGCGCTCGCGCTGTCCTGGCGCGCGCCGATGCTGGCGCTGCCCGACGCGACGGCGCACGATGCCGTGCGGTACCTGTGGGATGCGCGTGTCTCGTCGGCCGGCCTGAGCCCGTACGAAACCCGTCCTGACGACGAGGCGCTCGCGGCGCTGCATTCCGAGGTGACGCGCGGCGTGGATGCTGCGTGGCTGCCGACGATCTATCCGCCGGCGGCGCAGGTCTACTTTCGCCTGGTGACCGCCGTACGCGAATCGATCACGGGGTTCCGGGTGGCCGCGCTGGTGAGCGACGCGGCGATCGTGCTGGTCCTCGTCCTGATTCTCCGCGCGACGGGGCGGCCGGTGGGATGGGCGCTCCTCTACGCCTGGCATCCACTCGTGCCGCTCGAAGGCGCCTCCGGCGCCCATTTGGATTTTGCCGGCGCGCTCGCGCTGGTCGTGTCGTGGCTGGCGCTCCTGCACAGACGGCCGACCCTCGCCGCCCTCGCGTTCGCCGCGGCCGTGATGGTCAAGCCGCTGCCGATCGTGCTCGCGCCGCTGTACTGGCGCAGGATTCGCCTGCGCGACGCGGCGCTGGCCGCCGCCGCCGCCCTGGCCGTCACGGCCTGGATCGCGCGCGGAGACGTGCCGCTCGGATCGATGGGGACCTTCGTGGACGTCTTCCGCTTCAACGGCCCGCTGTTCGAGGCGATGCGCGGCATCGCGCCACCCAGGGCCATCGCCGCCGTTGCGGTGAGCACCGGACTTATCGTCGCGATCTGGCTGCGGAAGACCCGCGAGGTCGGCGCGCCAGAGGCCTGGGCCTGGCCGATGTCGCTCGCGCTGCTCGCGTCCCCCGTCATTTATCCGTGGTACCTGGTCTGGTTGATTCCGTTCGCCACCAGCCGGACGGCGCTCCCCGTGTGGGCCTGGACGCTCAGCGTGCTCGCGGTCTATCCGGTGTGGTACCTGCGGCGGCTGGGCGCGCCGTTCGCGGTCCCGCCCCTGCTGCTGCTCGTGGAGTTCGCCCTGCCTGCGGCCGCGGTGCTGTACGTGCTCGCGAACCGGGCGGTGGCTGCTCCCCGCGCGGCGGGTGCCGCCCATGGATAA
- a CDS encoding redoxin domain-containing protein, with the protein MIDVTRLGPQVGEKVPDFTLPDQAGRRRSLSSLMGEQGLVLVFSRSADW; encoded by the coding sequence GTGATCGATGTGACGCGGTTGGGCCCTCAGGTCGGCGAGAAGGTGCCGGACTTCACGCTGCCGGATCAGGCGGGGCGCCGGCGCAGCCTGTCGTCGCTGATGGGCGAACAGGGGCTCGTCCTGGTCTTCTCCCGCTCCGCCGACTGGTGA
- a CDS encoding PD40 domain-containing protein, with the protein MEPNRLSSSLSARILSVTCAAVVAATVAAHAQTPFFPYHGKNRIQYDSFEWHVYTTDHFEIYYYPETEVHLERVASYAESAYQQISADLKHDLGHKVPLVLFKTQSEFQQQNIEPAELPEGVLAFAEPFRHRIVLPIDEPSDALYRLITHELTHQFEFDIIPRSLVRRSLPLWVDEGLADYLTGYWNAFDLMTVRDAALADGIPRMSDFQGAAFVDGRLPYNLGHAAFEFIESRWGKEGIRRFLFSLRKTVIGGGESPYEEALRLKSEEFDEQFRKYLRDRFKPFRDREIAGDYGRNLAPDREKTPYPVALSIAASPSSEMLAVAAGNRKDQELDILLISAADGRVIRNMTSGFNKDRGFEYIASPGGFRNNAVPWMSWSPAGDVIAYFARTEKHKTLILQNVATGKIDRRVPLKTVDMPESPSVSPDGRTVAFSALSGAVGDIFLVDVQTGDVRNLTGDAFGDFAPVFSPDGTSLVYLARVSGSNKLFRLDLSSGKKVQVSFGTHDDGGAQFLDRDTIVFPSTAVDPRLVVAPDIARNGQIYNLWTLNLANGELRQLTDTLTANVSPVVLRDGAQRRIAFVTYHKGEYSIHTLTRGEPVATIASADFGTPGPIVDFQPPLEHTLIESNRRKKGAFEKMLLEGRPPVNVGVTSGGDLFGGTQLTFTDVLGNQQLNLFAASVSQFQSAAVSYVNIGRRLQYALQGFSQTQFFFGNQPGVLFDQQLAFLDRDTARATQTARGITAFGIYPLNRYARVEFSGGFMSFKQEFEEPALQELADQFQRERLGRTVFSDGNLMPLGVAYVRETTVFREYGPLAGDTLRVGYEYAPSFGGLLSRQTADLDARYYLRLATNGVLALRLRGYRSWGDVPGFLYFGGNSELRGYDYLEFLGNKALFANAELRFPLIEAALTPLGVIGGLRGVMFANFGGAGLNGRSFKLWTGKTVEHTPLLGFAPDPLSPTGAQLVFGPAESIPGFKLVDGRASYGLGLETFALGFPIHFDWSWRTLFNRRWEDAVFALQGRQAGKSGSEWFREPRFSVWIGYDF; encoded by the coding sequence ATGGAACCGAATCGGCTGTCGTCCAGCTTGTCCGCCCGGATCCTGTCAGTCACCTGTGCCGCCGTGGTTGCCGCCACGGTCGCGGCTCACGCGCAGACGCCGTTCTTCCCGTACCACGGCAAGAACCGGATCCAGTACGACTCGTTCGAGTGGCACGTCTACACGACCGACCACTTCGAAATCTATTACTACCCCGAGACCGAGGTGCATCTCGAGCGCGTCGCGAGCTACGCCGAGAGCGCGTACCAGCAGATCAGCGCCGATTTGAAGCACGACCTGGGGCACAAGGTGCCGCTGGTGCTGTTCAAGACCCAGAGCGAGTTCCAGCAGCAGAACATCGAGCCGGCCGAGCTTCCGGAAGGCGTGCTGGCGTTCGCCGAGCCGTTCCGCCACCGCATCGTCCTGCCGATCGACGAGCCGTCGGACGCGCTCTACCGGCTGATCACCCACGAGCTGACGCACCAGTTCGAGTTCGACATCATCCCGCGCTCGCTGGTGCGGCGCTCGCTGCCGTTGTGGGTGGATGAAGGACTGGCCGATTACCTGACCGGGTACTGGAACGCGTTCGACCTGATGACGGTGCGCGATGCGGCGCTGGCCGACGGCATTCCGCGGATGAGCGATTTCCAGGGGGCGGCGTTCGTCGACGGGCGGCTGCCGTACAACCTCGGGCACGCGGCGTTCGAGTTCATCGAGTCGCGCTGGGGCAAGGAGGGGATCCGCCGCTTCCTGTTCTCGCTGCGCAAGACCGTCATCGGCGGGGGGGAGAGCCCGTACGAGGAGGCGCTCCGCCTGAAGTCCGAGGAATTCGACGAGCAGTTCCGGAAGTACCTCAGGGACCGGTTCAAGCCGTTCCGCGACCGCGAAATTGCCGGCGATTACGGCCGCAACCTGGCGCCGGATCGCGAGAAGACGCCGTACCCCGTCGCGCTCTCGATTGCCGCCTCCCCCTCGAGTGAGATGCTGGCCGTCGCCGCCGGGAACCGGAAGGACCAGGAACTGGACATCCTGCTCATCTCCGCCGCCGACGGCCGCGTGATCCGCAACATGACGAGCGGCTTCAACAAGGACCGCGGGTTCGAATACATCGCGTCCCCCGGCGGCTTCCGCAACAACGCGGTGCCCTGGATGTCGTGGAGCCCCGCCGGGGACGTCATCGCGTACTTCGCGCGGACCGAGAAGCACAAGACGCTGATCCTCCAGAACGTCGCGACGGGCAAGATCGACAGGCGCGTCCCGCTGAAGACCGTGGACATGCCGGAGTCGCCGAGCGTCAGCCCGGACGGCCGGACGGTGGCGTTCTCGGCGCTGAGCGGCGCGGTCGGCGACATCTTCCTCGTCGACGTGCAGACCGGGGATGTCCGCAACCTGACCGGTGACGCCTTCGGCGACTTCGCCCCGGTGTTCTCGCCCGACGGCACGTCGCTCGTCTACCTGGCGCGCGTCAGCGGCAGCAACAAGCTGTTCCGCCTGGACCTGTCGAGCGGGAAGAAAGTCCAGGTCAGCTTCGGCACCCACGACGATGGGGGGGCGCAGTTCCTCGACCGGGACACGATCGTGTTTCCCTCGACGGCCGTGGACCCGCGGCTGGTCGTCGCTCCGGACATCGCGCGCAACGGCCAGATCTACAACCTCTGGACGCTGAACCTCGCCAACGGCGAGCTGCGCCAGCTCACCGACACGCTGACGGCGAACGTCTCGCCCGTCGTGCTCCGCGACGGGGCGCAGCGGCGCATCGCGTTTGTCACGTACCACAAGGGGGAGTACAGCATCCACACGCTGACGCGCGGCGAGCCGGTCGCGACAATCGCGAGCGCGGATTTCGGCACGCCGGGGCCGATCGTCGACTTCCAGCCGCCGCTCGAGCACACGCTCATCGAGAGCAACCGGCGGAAGAAGGGCGCCTTCGAGAAGATGCTCCTCGAGGGACGGCCGCCGGTGAACGTCGGCGTGACGAGCGGCGGCGACCTGTTCGGCGGCACGCAGCTCACCTTCACCGACGTGCTCGGGAACCAGCAGCTCAACCTGTTCGCCGCCTCCGTCTCGCAGTTCCAGTCGGCGGCCGTGTCGTACGTGAACATCGGGCGGCGGCTGCAATACGCGCTGCAGGGCTTCTCGCAGACGCAGTTCTTCTTCGGCAACCAGCCCGGCGTGCTGTTCGACCAGCAGCTCGCCTTTCTCGACCGCGACACCGCGCGCGCGACGCAGACCGCGCGCGGCATCACGGCGTTCGGCATCTACCCCTTGAACCGCTACGCCCGCGTGGAGTTCTCCGGCGGCTTCATGAGCTTCAAGCAGGAGTTCGAGGAGCCGGCGCTCCAGGAGCTCGCCGACCAGTTCCAGCGCGAGCGGCTGGGGCGGACCGTGTTCTCGGATGGCAACCTGATGCCCCTCGGAGTGGCGTACGTGCGGGAGACGACGGTCTTCCGCGAATACGGGCCGCTGGCGGGTGACACCCTCCGCGTCGGATACGAGTACGCGCCGTCGTTCGGCGGCCTGCTGTCGCGGCAGACCGCCGACCTCGACGCGCGCTACTACTTGCGGCTCGCCACCAACGGCGTGCTCGCCCTTCGCCTGCGCGGCTACCGGAGCTGGGGAGACGTCCCCGGCTTCCTGTACTTCGGCGGCAACTCCGAGCTGCGCGGCTACGACTACCTGGAGTTTCTCGGGAACAAGGCGCTCTTCGCGAACGCGGAGCTGAGATTCCCGCTCATCGAAGCGGCGCTCACCCCGCTCGGCGTCATCGGCGGCCTGCGCGGCGTGATGTTCGCGAACTTCGGCGGCGCCGGCCTGAACGGCCGGTCGTTCAAGCTCTGGACCGGCAAGACGGTCGAGCACACGCCGCTCCTCGGCTTCGCGCCGGATCCGCTGTCGCCGACCGGAGCGCAGCTGGTGTTCGGCCCGGCCGAGAGCATTCCGGGATTCAAGCTGGTGGACGGGCGCGCCTCCTACGGCCTCGGGCTCGAGACCTTCGCGCTGGGATTCCCGATACACTTCGACTGGTCGTGGCGGACGCTGTTCAACCGCCGGTGGGAGGACGCCGTGTTCGCCCTCCAGGGACGGCAGGCAGGGAAGAGCGGCAGCGAATGGTTCAGAGAGCCACGCTTCTCCGTGTGGATCGGGTACGACTTCTAG
- a CDS encoding redoxin domain-containing protein, with product MELQGRLDDVRKSGMGLTVVTYDPVPVLAEFAARRGITFPLLSDEGSATIKRYGILNTTVPETNPAYGYPFPGTFVIDRAGVVTARFFERSYEERNTISSVLVRLGGQVNATATKITAPHLAITSYATDAVAAPGTRFSLVLDIVPLPKIHVYAPGVTGYKPIALSVQPQPGLVVRDSHFPPSEEYVFEPLNERVQVFQRPFRIVQDVMVDPSREAQAALAGKTGLTIAATLNYQACDDKICYMPQSVPLTWTVALRPLDRERVKR from the coding sequence GTGGAGCTGCAAGGACGGCTGGATGACGTTCGGAAGAGCGGCATGGGGCTCACCGTGGTCACCTACGACCCCGTGCCGGTCCTCGCGGAGTTCGCCGCGCGTCGCGGTATCACCTTCCCTCTCTTGTCTGACGAGGGATCCGCAACGATCAAGCGGTACGGCATCCTGAACACGACGGTCCCCGAAACAAATCCCGCTTACGGCTACCCGTTCCCGGGCACGTTCGTGATCGACCGGGCGGGAGTCGTCACGGCGCGATTCTTCGAGCGGAGCTACGAGGAGCGCAACACGATCAGCAGCGTGCTCGTCCGGCTCGGCGGCCAGGTGAACGCGACCGCGACGAAGATCACGGCGCCGCACCTTGCAATCACGTCGTATGCCACCGACGCGGTCGCCGCGCCGGGGACGCGCTTTTCACTCGTGCTCGACATCGTGCCGCTGCCGAAGATCCATGTGTACGCCCCGGGGGTGACGGGGTACAAACCGATCGCGCTCAGCGTGCAGCCGCAGCCGGGCCTCGTGGTGCGCGACAGCCACTTCCCGCCCTCAGAGGAGTACGTGTTCGAGCCGCTCAACGAACGCGTGCAGGTGTTCCAGCGGCCGTTCCGGATCGTGCAGGACGTCATGGTGGACCCGTCGCGCGAGGCGCAAGCCGCGCTCGCCGGGAAGACCGGCCTCACCATCGCCGCCACGCTCAACTACCAGGCGTGCGATGACAAGATCTGCTACATGCCGCAGTCGGTGCCACTGACCTGGACCGTCGCCCTCAGGCCGCTCGACCGCGAGCGGGTGAAGCGATAG